One window of Microtus pennsylvanicus isolate mMicPen1 chromosome X, mMicPen1.hap1, whole genome shotgun sequence genomic DNA carries:
- the Gpr101 gene encoding putative G-protein coupled receptor 101 — MTPTCANSTGEDNSSQACMPLSKMPISLAHGIIRATVLFAFLAVSFVGNVVLGYVLNHKPQLMQVSNRFVFNLLITDLLQITIVAPWVIATSIPAFWPLNSQFCTALVSLTHLFAFATVNTIMVVSVDRYLCIIHPLSYPSMMTTRRAHKLLQGTWFLAILQSTPPLYNWGQATFDERNALCSMIWGGSPVYTMISVASFIVVPLAVMIGCYSAVFGVARRQHALLYNNAKSRSLGVRAKDSVKTENRRGIKKRDEFQDENEFQSEDGGQANTKVEEGPMEASGIVKKTKERSLYLRAGISESKGSEEVSNGSTEGLGTSSEFLIGSRGRTESNQCNIDLGEDDIEAGMDEAHFSEDDAKAVNIPESLPASRRNSNCDPPLPPCYQCKAARVIFLIIFSYMISLGPYCFIAVLAVWVDVQTKVPQWAITIIIWLFFLQCCIHPYVYGYMNQSIKKEINEVLRKLLRKNRPFAEVSRRDLHETEAGIEGGIEDKIVPSYESA, encoded by the coding sequence ATGACACCCACCTGCGCCAACAGCACTGGAGAGGACAACAGCAGCCAAGCGTGCATGCCCCTCTCCAAGATGCCTATTAGTCTAGCTCACGGCATCATCCGAGCCACTGTGCTGTTTGCCTTTCTCGCTGTATCCTTTGTGGGCAATGTAGTGCTTGGGTATGTACTAAACCATAAGCCACAGTTAATGCAGGTGAGCAACCGGTTCGTCTTCAACCTCCTGATCACTGACCTGCTGCAGATTACCATCGTGGCTCCCTGGGTGATAGCCACCTCCATTCCTGCCTTCTGGCCTCTCAACAGCCAGTTCTGCACAGCCCTGGTTAGCCTCACTCACTTATTTGCCTTCGCTACTGTCAATACCATTATGGTGGTGTCAGTAGATCGCTACCTGTGCATCATCCACCCTCTTTCCTACCCATCAATGATGACCACCCGACGTGCTCATAAGCTCCTCCAAGGCACCTGGTTTCTGGCTATACTGCAAAGCACACCTCCTCTCTACAACTGGGGCCAGGCTACTTTTGATGAGCGTAATGCTCTCTGTTCCATGATCTGGGGAGGCAGCCCCGTCTATACCATGATCAGTGTGGCGTCCTTCATCGTTGTTCCACTGGCTGTTATGATTGGCTGCTACTCTGCAGTGTTTGGTGTAGCCCGTCGGCAGCATGCTCTCCTGTACAACAACGCCAAGAGCCGCAGCTTGGGGGTGAGAGCCAAGGACTCTGTGAAGACTGAGAATAGACGGGGAATAAAGAAGAGGGATGAGTTCCAGGATGAGAATGAGTTCCAGAGCGAAGATGGAGGTCAGGCCAATACTAAGGTGGAAGAGGGTCCCATGGAAGCCAGTGGCATTGTCAAGAAGACCAAAGAAAGAAGCCTATATTTACGTGCAGGTATTTCTGAGTCCAAGGGCAGTGAAGAGGTCAGTAATGGCAGCACGGAGGGGCTGGGAACCAGCAGCGAATTTCTAATAGGCAGCAGGGGCCGCACAGAGAGCAATCAGTGCAATATTGACTTGGGCGAAGATGACATAGAAGCTGGTATGGATGAAGCCCATTTCAGTGAAGATGATGCCAAGGCAGTGAACATTCCGGAGAGCCTTCCAGCCAGTCGTCGAAACAGCAACTGCGACCCACCTTTGCCCCCGTGCTATCAGTGCAAAGCCGCCAGAGTGATCTTCCTCATCATTTTCTCCTATATGATATCGCTGGGGCCCTATTGCTTCATAGCTGTGCTGGCTGTGTGGGTGGATGTCCAAACCAAGGTACCCCAGTGGGCGATCACCATAATCATCTGGCTTTTTTTCCTGCAGTGTTGCATCCACCCTTATGTCTATGGCTACATGAACCAGAGCATCAAGAAGGAAATCAACGAGGTACTGAGGAAGCTACTCCGTAAGAATAGGCCTTTTGCAGAAGTCAGCCGCCGTGACCTGCATGAAACCGAAGCTGGCATAGAGGGAGGGATTGAAGACAAGATTGTCCCCTCCTATGAGTCTGCTTAA